In Populus nigra chromosome 1, ddPopNigr1.1, whole genome shotgun sequence, one genomic interval encodes:
- the LOC133676167 gene encoding uncharacterized protein LOC133676167: MVSSGDLRTPQFNGVNYDFWAVKIETILIAFDLWDVVEFGIKSGSSVKEEESEKEDKKNDETESKDGETKSSIAEEANNAQGAWNVLKREYRGDKKVRSVKLQAVRAEFEYMRMSEGEGLEHYLSKFFEAINSLKSLGEDVPEIRIMQKLLMSLNRRYKSIVSIIEETRDLDVLKVEEVIASVKVFDKREDLHDEQDKITRTEKAFSSLKMGYNHAANKAMQGRSSPRWQGHDQRHVGWSQGRNVNNHHNFSHNTNWNNRTGSSSTSSQHRGEGNQTNTKPQCSVCQKFHFGICRYKGKPKCGKCSRFGHYSKDCDSNKQLANSAKEEEVCTSTMFYACHAASIKNEDVWFIDSACSNHMTSQEENLIDVDRSITCKVKMGSGDLVQSTGKGTLVLETKKGRRYINEVLLVPGLDENLLSVGQMMEHGYYILFGGNKAVIFDNEKLENVLAKVIMKGNRCFPLALESLTPAAMKASVNEDS, from the exons ATGGTGTCCAGTGGAGATTTACGAACACCTCAGTTCAACGGTGTGAACTATGACTTTTGGGCAGTAAAGATAGAGACAATCCTCATAGCATTTGATCTATGGGATGTAGTTGAGTTTGGCATCAAATCAGGTTCAAgtgtgaaagaagaagaatctgagaaagaaGATAAGAAGAATGATGAAACCGAGAGCAAAGATGGTGAAACTAAGAGCAGCATAGCTGAAGAAGCT AATAATGCACAAGGAGCATGGAATGTGCTGAAAAGAGAGTATAGAGGTGATAAGAAAGTGAGGTCTGTGAAATTGCAAGCTGTGAGGGCAGAGTTTGAATACATGAGAATGTCAGAAGGAGAAGGCTTAGAACACTATCTTTCTAAGTTTTTTGAAGCTATAAACAGTCTGAAATCTCTAGGAGAAGATGTACCTGAGATTAGGATTATGCAGAAGCTCCTAATGAGTTTAAATAGGAGATATAAGTCCATTGTCTCTATCATTGAAGAGACAAGGGACCTTGATGTGCTGAAGGTGGAAGAAGTTATAGCCTCTGTCAAAGTATTTGACAAGAGGGAAGACCTGCATGATGAACAAGATAAGATTACAAGGACTGAAAAGGCATTTAGTAGTCTCAAAATGGGCTATAATCATGCTGCAAACAAGGCTATGCAGGGGAGATCTAGTCCAAGATGGCAGGGACATGATCAAAGGCATGTGGGCTGGTCTCAAGGAAGAAATGTGAATAATCATCACAATTTCAGTCACAACACAAACTGGAATAACAGAACTGGAAGTAGCAGCACCAGTTCACAGCACAGAGGTGAAGGtaatcaaacaaacacaaagCCTCAATGTTCTGTATGTCAAAAATTTCATTTCGGAATATGTAGATATAAGGGGAAGCCTAAGTGTGGGAAATGCAGTCGGTTTGGACATTATTCCAAAGACTGTGACAGCAACAAGCAGCTAGCTAATAGTGCAAAGGAGGAAGAAGTGTGCACAAGCACTATGTTTTATGCATGTCATGCTGCCAGCATAAAGAATGAAGATGTGTGGTTCATTGATAGTGCATGTAGTAATCATATGACCTCTCAAGAGGAGAATTTAATTGATGTTGATAGAAGTATCACTTGCAAGGTGAAAATGGGTTCAGGAGATTTGGTTCAATCCACTGGAAAAGGAACATTAGTTCTTGAAACCAAAAAGGGCAGAAGATACATAAATGAGGTGTTGCTAGTCCCAGGTTTGGATGAGAATCTACTTAGTGTAGGTCAAATGATGGAACATGGTTACTACATCTTGTTTGGGGGCAACAAGGCAGTAATATTTGATAATGAGAAACTAGAGAATGTGCTTGCAAAAGTAATAATGAAGGGGAATAGATGTTTTCCCCTTGCACTGGAATCTTTAACTCCTGCAGCTATGAAAGCATCAGTTAATGAAGATTCTTGA